One region of Triticum aestivum cultivar Chinese Spring chromosome 6B, IWGSC CS RefSeq v2.1, whole genome shotgun sequence genomic DNA includes:
- the LOC542777 gene encoding MADS-box transcription factor 6 has product MGRGRVELKRIENKINRQVTFSKRRNGLLKKAYELSVLCDAEVALIIFSSRGKLYEFGSAGTTKTLERYQHCCYNAQDSNGALSETQSWYQEMSKLKAKFEALQRTQRHLLGEDLGPLSVKELQQLEKQLECSLSLARQRKTQLMMEQVEELCRKERQLGDINRQLKHKLDAEGSNSNNYRAMQQISWAAGTVVDEGAAAYHMQQHQQHPNHSAAMDCEPTLQIGYHHQFTAPDQPANNIPRSSAPGGENNFMLGWIL; this is encoded by the exons aTGGGGAGGGGAAGGGTTGAGCTGAAGCGTATCGAGAACAAGATCAACCGGCAGGTCACCTTCTCCAAGCGCCGCAACGGCCTGCTCAAGAAGGCCTACGAGCTCTCCGTGCTCTGCGACGCCGAGGTGGCGCTCATCATCTTCTCcagccgcggcaagctctacgagTTCGGCAGCGCCGG CACAACAAAAACATTGGAAAGATACCAACACTGCTGCTATAATGCTCAAGATTCCAATGGGGCACTATCTGAAACTCAG AGCTGGTACCAGGAAATGTCAAAGCTAAAGGCAAAATTCGAAGCGTTGCAGCGAACTCAGAG ACACTTGCTTGGGGAGGACCTTGGACCGCTCAGCGTGAAAGAACTGCAGCAGCTGGAGAAACAGCTAGAATGTTCTCTGTCACTGGCCAGACAGCGAAAG ACACAACTTATGATGGAGCAGGTGGAGGAACTTTGCAGGAAG GAGCGTCAGCTGGGAGACATCAACAGGCAACTCAAGCACAAG CTCGATGCTGaaggcagcaacagcaacaactaCAGGGCCATGCAGCAGATCTCCTGGGCTGCCGGCACCGTCGTGGACGAGGGCGCCGCCGCATATCACATGcagcagcatcagcaacaccctAATCATTCCGCTGCTATGGACTGTGAACCCACTCTGCAAATTGG GTACCATCATCAGTTCACGGCTCCTGATCAGCCAGCCAATAATATTCCACGGAGCAGCGCCCCCGGAGGGGAGAACAACTTCATGCTGGGGTGGATTCTCTGA